One Spinacia oleracea cultivar Varoflay chromosome 4, BTI_SOV_V1, whole genome shotgun sequence DNA segment encodes these proteins:
- the LOC110787858 gene encoding uncharacterized protein, translating to MEKQMWRWKLLFLLFLSLLYVAFSEDFPSQGCYWTETCLHKLHGDCGGLVYNQSSNCYGNCQGLKYSSCPPNHTHFYCCIAGSPTKVKDGCKKCENKVEDDDGFVCCGDCTYPDMVYGDTSLGYCKSGSELISQPKPKEVFKWVNGPWLPCSALCGGGIRSRRVDCYAVIEETSFPDYPVYDDHCLNQEKPKVRELCNLQNCVASVVSNGKDKGRRHSRTLTWMMILLIFVAIIALGFAGFIFYTRRTSNESGYVYIMMEGFS from the exons ATGGAGAAACAAATGTGGAGATGGAaactcctcttcctcctctttcTATCTCTTCTTTATGTGGCATTTTCAGAGGATTTCCCCTCCCAAG GATGTTATTGGACTGAGACATGCCTACATAAATTACATGGAGATTGTGGTGGTCTTGTGTATAACCAATCAAGTAATTGCTATGGCAATTGTCAAGGACTAAAATATTCATCATGTCCTCCTAATCACACACATTTTTACTGCTGCATAGCTG GTAGCCCTACAAAGGTGAAAGATGGGTGCAAGAAGTGTGAGAATAAGGTGGAGGACGATGATGGGTTTGTATGTTGCGGAGACTGCACTTATCCGGACATGGTCTATGGTGATACTTCATTAGGGTATTGCAAAAGTGGTTCAGAATTGATTTCACAACCAAAGCCTAAAG AGGTGTTTAAATGGGTTAATGGACCATGGCTACCATGTTCTGCACTTTGTGGTGGTGGGATTCGGAGTAGAAGAGTCGATTGTTATGCAGTAATTGAGGAAACTTCCTTCCCTGATTATCCAGTATACGATGACCATTGTTTAAATCAAGAAAAG CCCAAAGTTCGAGAGTTGTGCAATCTACAAAATTGTGTCGCAAGCGTAGTAAGCAATGGCAAGGATAAGGGAAGAAGACATAGTAGAACATTGACATGGATGATGATACTTTTAATCTTTGTTGCTATTATTGCTCTTGGATTTGCAGGGTTTATTTTCTACACAAG GAGAACTTCTAACGAATCTGGCTATGTTTACATCATGATGGAAGGGTTTTCGTGA